A single window of Salvia splendens isolate huo1 chromosome 8, SspV2, whole genome shotgun sequence DNA harbors:
- the LOC121744753 gene encoding DNA damage-binding protein 1-like isoform X2 yields the protein MMGCSRLEELQVLDIKFLYGCPKPTIVVLYQDNKDARHIKTYEVNLKDKDFVEGPWSQNNLDNGADLLIPVPPPLCGVLIIGEETIVYSSAQAFKAIPIRPSITRAYGRVDADGSRYLLGDHNGLLHLLVITHEKEKVTGLKIELLGETSIASSISYLDNAIVFVGSSYGDSQLIKLNLQPDAKGFYVEVLERYVNLGPIVDFCVVDLERQGQGQVVTCSGAYKDGSLRIVRNGIGINEQASVELQGIKGMWSLRSATDDPYDTFLVVSFINETRILAMNIEDELEETEIEGFCSNVQTLFCHDAAYDQLVQVTSSTVRLVSSTTRELLNEWFAPEGYSINVATANVTQVLLATGGGHLIYLEIGDGVLREVKHIQLEYDISCLDINPIGDNKNCSQLAAVGMWTDISVRIFSLPDLNLVTKELLGGEIIPRSVLLCAFEGISYLLCALGDGHLLNFVLNTSNGELTDRKKVSLGTQPITLRTFSSKNATHVFAASDRPTVIYSSNKKLLYSNVNLKEVSYMCPFNTAAFPDSLAIAKEGELTIGTIDDIQKLHIRSIPLGEHARRICHQEQTRTFAICSLKYNQSAADDSEMHFVRLLDDQTFDFISTYPLDQFECGCSVLSCSFSDDPNVYYCVGTAYVMPEENEPTKGRVLVFTVEDGKLQLISEKETKGAVYSLNAFNGKLLAAINQKIQLYKWMRRDDGTHELQSECGHHGHILALYVQTSGDFIVVGDLMKSMSLLIYKHEEGAIEERARDYNANWMSAVEILDDDIYLGAENNFNLFTVRKNSEGATDEERGRLEVVGEYHLGEFVNRFRHGSLVMQLPDSDVGQIPTVIFGTVNGVIGVIASLPHDQYALLEKLQMNLRKVIKGVGGLSHEQWRSFYNEKKTVEAKSFLDGDLIESFLDLNRNKMEEISKSMNVPVEELMKRVEELTRLH from the exons ATGATGGGTTGTTCAAG GCTCGAGGAGCTTCAGGTTTTAGATATCAAGTTTTTGTATGGTTGCCCTAAGCCGACCATTGTTGTACTTTACCag GATAACAAGGATGCTCGTCACATTAAAACATATGAAGTTAATTTGAAGGATAAAGATTTTGTTGAAGGTCCATGGTCTCAAAACAATCTCGACAATGGGGCGGATTTGTTAATCCCAGTGCCACCTCCTCTCTGTGGTGTCCTCATTATCGGTGAAGAAACAATCGTGTATAGCAGTGCCCAGGCTTTCAAAGCAATCCCAATTAGACCT TCTATTACAAGAGCCTATGGAAGGGTTGATGCAGACGGTTCACGCTACTTGTTGGGAGATCATAATGGACTTTTGCATCTACTTGTTATAACTCATGAAAAGGAGAA AGTAACTGGACTTAAAATTGAGCTCTTGGGGGAAACATCTATTGCATCGTCCATATCATATCTTGATAATGCCATTGTTTTTGTTGGCTCAAGTTATGGAGATTCACAG CTCATAAAGCTTAATCTTCAACCGGATGCGAAGGGTTTTTATGTGGAAGTTCTTGAAAGATATGTCAATTTGGGGCCAATTGTTGATTTCTGCGTGGTTGACTTGGAGAGGCAAGGCCAAGGTCAAGTTGTAACTTGCTCAGGTGCCTATAAGGATGGTTCTTTACGCATTGTGCGAAATGGTATCGGAATAAATGAACAG GCATCGGTAGAGCTTCAAGGCATCAAAGGCATGTGGTCGCTGCGATCAGCTACTGATGATCCATATGACACTTTCTTAGTTGTCAGCTTTATCAATGAGACACGTATTTTGGCAATGAATATTGAGGATGAATTGGAGGAAACTGAAATTGAAGGTTTTTGTTCCAATGTACAGACACTGTTTTGTCATGATGCTGCATACGATCAACTTGTTCAG GTTACTTCAAGTACAGTGAGACTAGTTAGTTCTACCACCAGAGAGCTTCTTAACGAATGGTTTGCTCCGGAAGGTTATTCAATCAATGTTGCCACAGCCAATGTCACTCAG GTTCTATTGGCTACTGGTGGTGGGCATTTGATTTATCTAGAAATTGGCGATGGTGTTCTGAGAGAAGTGAAACATATCCAGTTGGAGTACGACATCTCATGCCTGGACATCAATCCAATTGGTGATAACAAAAACTGCAGTCAACTAGCTGCAGTTGGAATGTGGACGGATATTAGTGTTAGGATATTTTCACTTCCAGACTTGAACCTTGTAACAAAGGAGCTTTTGGGAGGGGAGATCATTCCTCGTTCTGTACTTTTGTGTGCTTTTGAAGGG ATTTCTTATCTGTTATGTGCTCTTGGGGATGGACACCTGTTGAATTTTGTGTTGAATACCAGCAATGGCGAGCTGACAGACAGGAAGAAAGTTTCTTTAGGGACCCAACCAATTACACTACGTACTTTCTCATCAAAGAATGCCACACATGTATTTGCTGCTTCTGATAGACCGACTGTCATTTATAGCAGTAACAAGAAATTGCTTTATAGCAATGTAAATCTGAAAGAAGTTAGTTATATGTGCCCCTTCAACACAGCTGCTTTCCCGGATAG CCTTGCTATTGCTAAAGAAGGCGAACTAACAATTGGAACCATAGATGATATTCAAAAGCTTCACATACGCTCGATCCCACTTGGGGAGCATGCACGGCGTATATGTCATCAGGAACAAACACGGACATTTGCCATTTGTAGTTTAAAATATAACCAGTCAGCTGCAGATGACTCTGAAATGCACTTTGTCCGCCTGTTAGATGACCAGACATTTGACTTCATATCTACCTATCCACTGGATCAATTTGAATGTGGTTGTTCTGTCCTTAGCTGCTCATTCTCTGATGACCCTAATGTCTACTACTGCGTGGGGACTGCATATGTAATGCCGGAAGAAAATGAACCTACTAAG GGTCGGGTTTTAGTTTTTACTGTAGAAGATGGTAAACTCCAACTAATTTCTGAGAAGGAAACCAAAGGCGCTGTTTATTCTCTTAATGCCTTCAACGGGAAACTGCTTGCGGCCATTAATCAAAAGATTCAGCTGTATAAGTGGATGCGACGGGATGATGGCACTCATGAATTGCAATCTGAATGCGGACATCATGGCCACATACTTGCCCTTTATGTACAAACTAGTGGGGATTTCATTGTAGTTGGTGATCTGATGAAATCAATGTCGTTGCTGATTTACAAG CATGAGGAGGGTGCTATCGAGGAGCGAGCTCGTGACTACAACGCCAATTGGATGTCAGCTGTTGAGATTCTGGACGATGACATTTACCTTGGAGCAGAGAATAATTTCAATCTCTTCACTGTCCGTAAAAACAGTGAAGGAGCAACTGACGAGGAGCGTGGGCGCCTCGAGGTTGTTGGCGAATACCACCTTGGCGAATTCGTCAATCGTTTCCGACACGGTTCACTAGTCATGCAGCTACCAGATTCCGACGTTGGCCAAATCCCAACAGTCATATTCGGCACTGTCAATGGAGTGATCGGGGTCATTGCCTCTCTCCCCCATGATCAGTACGCCCTCTTGGAGAAGCTGCAGATGAATCTGCGGAAAGTGATCAAGGGCGTGGGGGGCCTCAGCCACGAGCAGTGGAGATCCTTCTACAACGAGAAGAAGACCGTTGAAGCTAAAAGCTTCTTAGACGGAGATTTGATCGAATCATTCCTTGATCTCAACAGAAATAAGATGGAGGAGATTTCAAAGTCGATGAATGTTCCTGTGGAAGAACTTATGAAGAGAGTGGAAGAGCTGACTAGGTTACATTAA
- the LOC121746162 gene encoding cytosolic Fe-S cluster assembly factor NBP35-like, with protein MENGDYEVPENANEHCPGTQSESAGKSDACAGCPNQEACATAPKGPDPDLVTIIERMATVKHKILVLSGKGGVGKSTVSAQLSFSLAAMGFQVGLLDIDICGPSIPKMLGLEGQEIHQSNLGWSPVYVESNLGVMSIGFMLPHPDEAVIWRGPRKNGIIKQFLKDVYWGDLDFLVVDAPPGTSDEHISIVQFLQATGIDGAIIVTTPQQVPLDPQLCKAAEEGRSCFDDSKCSVSAPALKTIIEKLLSELKVSRPEIMEDGA; from the exons ATGGAAAACGGGGACTACGAAGTACCTGAAAACGCCAACGAAC ATTGCCCAGGAACACAGTCTGAATCGGCTGGAAAATCCGACGCTTGCGCTGGGTGCCCTAATCAGGAAGCTTGTGCTACTGCTCCCAAAGGACCTGATCCAG ACTTGGTCACTATCATTGAAAGAATGGCAACAGTTAAACACAAAATACTAGTCTTGTCTGGAAAGGGTGGTGTTGGAAAGAGCACAGTTTCAGCCCAATTATCTTTTTCCCTGGCAGCTATGGGTTTCCAGGTGGGCCTTCTCGATATCGATATATGTGGTCCAAGCATCCCAAAGATGCTCGGTCTTGAAGGGCAAGAGATCCACCAAAGTAACCTTGGATGGTCCCCTGTTTATGTCGAGTCCAACCTTGGGGTCATGTCAATCGGGTTCATGCTTCCTCACCCTGACGAGGCTGTAATATGGAGAGGTCCTCGAAAGAATGGAATCATCAAGCAATTTCTGAAGGATGTCTACTGGGGGGATCTTGATTTTCTTGTAGTTGATGCACCACCTGGGACCTCGGATGAGCATATTTCTATCGTTCAGTTTCTCCAAGCAACTGGAATAGATGGAGCTATAATAGTTACTACTCCTCAGCAGGTTCCTCTGGATCCTCAGCTATGTAAAGCCGCTGAAGAAGGAAGGTCTTGCTTTGATGACAGTAAATGCAGCGTGAGCGCCCCTGCGTTGAAGACCATCATAGAGAAGTTGCTGTCGGAACTGAAGGTATCAAGACCCGAAATAATGGAGGATGGTGCTTAG
- the LOC121744753 gene encoding DNA damage-binding protein 1-like isoform X1: protein MSIWNYVVTAHKPTNVTHSCVGNFTSPQELNLIIAKCTRIEIHLLSPQGLQPMLDVPIYGRIATLELFRPHGETQDLLFIATERYKFCVLQWAETGEVITRAMGDVSDRIGRPTDNGQIGIVDPDCRLIGLHLYDGLFKVIPFDNKGQLKEAFNIRLEELQVLDIKFLYGCPKPTIVVLYQDNKDARHIKTYEVNLKDKDFVEGPWSQNNLDNGADLLIPVPPPLCGVLIIGEETIVYSSAQAFKAIPIRPSITRAYGRVDADGSRYLLGDHNGLLHLLVITHEKEKVTGLKIELLGETSIASSISYLDNAIVFVGSSYGDSQLIKLNLQPDAKGFYVEVLERYVNLGPIVDFCVVDLERQGQGQVVTCSGAYKDGSLRIVRNGIGINEQASVELQGIKGMWSLRSATDDPYDTFLVVSFINETRILAMNIEDELEETEIEGFCSNVQTLFCHDAAYDQLVQVTSSTVRLVSSTTRELLNEWFAPEGYSINVATANVTQVLLATGGGHLIYLEIGDGVLREVKHIQLEYDISCLDINPIGDNKNCSQLAAVGMWTDISVRIFSLPDLNLVTKELLGGEIIPRSVLLCAFEGISYLLCALGDGHLLNFVLNTSNGELTDRKKVSLGTQPITLRTFSSKNATHVFAASDRPTVIYSSNKKLLYSNVNLKEVSYMCPFNTAAFPDSLAIAKEGELTIGTIDDIQKLHIRSIPLGEHARRICHQEQTRTFAICSLKYNQSAADDSEMHFVRLLDDQTFDFISTYPLDQFECGCSVLSCSFSDDPNVYYCVGTAYVMPEENEPTKGRVLVFTVEDGKLQLISEKETKGAVYSLNAFNGKLLAAINQKIQLYKWMRRDDGTHELQSECGHHGHILALYVQTSGDFIVVGDLMKSMSLLIYKHEEGAIEERARDYNANWMSAVEILDDDIYLGAENNFNLFTVRKNSEGATDEERGRLEVVGEYHLGEFVNRFRHGSLVMQLPDSDVGQIPTVIFGTVNGVIGVIASLPHDQYALLEKLQMNLRKVIKGVGGLSHEQWRSFYNEKKTVEAKSFLDGDLIESFLDLNRNKMEEISKSMNVPVEELMKRVEELTRLH, encoded by the exons ATGAGTATATGGAATTACGTGGTGACAGCGCACAAGCCTACCAACGTCACGCATTCGTGCGTCGGCAATTTCACCAGCCCGCAGGAGCTCAATCTTATCATTGC GAAATGCACTCGGATAGAGATTCATTTGCTCTCGCCTCAAGGCTTACAG CCTATGTTGGATGTGCCGATATATGGGAGAATTGCCACTCTCGAGCTTTTTCGCCCACAT GGAGAAACACAAGATCTCCTTTTCATAGCTACAGAAAGATATAAATTCTGCGTTTTGCAATGGGCCGAGACTGGCGAGGTTATCACAAG GGCCATGGGTGATGTTTCCGATCGGATTGGTCGACCCACAGATAATGGACAG ATTGGAATAGTTGATCCAGATTGCAGGTTGATTGGTCTTCATCTATATGATGGGTTGTTCAAG GTCATCCCATTTGACAATAAAGGCCAACTCAAAGAGGCATTTAATATCAG GCTCGAGGAGCTTCAGGTTTTAGATATCAAGTTTTTGTATGGTTGCCCTAAGCCGACCATTGTTGTACTTTACCag GATAACAAGGATGCTCGTCACATTAAAACATATGAAGTTAATTTGAAGGATAAAGATTTTGTTGAAGGTCCATGGTCTCAAAACAATCTCGACAATGGGGCGGATTTGTTAATCCCAGTGCCACCTCCTCTCTGTGGTGTCCTCATTATCGGTGAAGAAACAATCGTGTATAGCAGTGCCCAGGCTTTCAAAGCAATCCCAATTAGACCT TCTATTACAAGAGCCTATGGAAGGGTTGATGCAGACGGTTCACGCTACTTGTTGGGAGATCATAATGGACTTTTGCATCTACTTGTTATAACTCATGAAAAGGAGAA AGTAACTGGACTTAAAATTGAGCTCTTGGGGGAAACATCTATTGCATCGTCCATATCATATCTTGATAATGCCATTGTTTTTGTTGGCTCAAGTTATGGAGATTCACAG CTCATAAAGCTTAATCTTCAACCGGATGCGAAGGGTTTTTATGTGGAAGTTCTTGAAAGATATGTCAATTTGGGGCCAATTGTTGATTTCTGCGTGGTTGACTTGGAGAGGCAAGGCCAAGGTCAAGTTGTAACTTGCTCAGGTGCCTATAAGGATGGTTCTTTACGCATTGTGCGAAATGGTATCGGAATAAATGAACAG GCATCGGTAGAGCTTCAAGGCATCAAAGGCATGTGGTCGCTGCGATCAGCTACTGATGATCCATATGACACTTTCTTAGTTGTCAGCTTTATCAATGAGACACGTATTTTGGCAATGAATATTGAGGATGAATTGGAGGAAACTGAAATTGAAGGTTTTTGTTCCAATGTACAGACACTGTTTTGTCATGATGCTGCATACGATCAACTTGTTCAG GTTACTTCAAGTACAGTGAGACTAGTTAGTTCTACCACCAGAGAGCTTCTTAACGAATGGTTTGCTCCGGAAGGTTATTCAATCAATGTTGCCACAGCCAATGTCACTCAG GTTCTATTGGCTACTGGTGGTGGGCATTTGATTTATCTAGAAATTGGCGATGGTGTTCTGAGAGAAGTGAAACATATCCAGTTGGAGTACGACATCTCATGCCTGGACATCAATCCAATTGGTGATAACAAAAACTGCAGTCAACTAGCTGCAGTTGGAATGTGGACGGATATTAGTGTTAGGATATTTTCACTTCCAGACTTGAACCTTGTAACAAAGGAGCTTTTGGGAGGGGAGATCATTCCTCGTTCTGTACTTTTGTGTGCTTTTGAAGGG ATTTCTTATCTGTTATGTGCTCTTGGGGATGGACACCTGTTGAATTTTGTGTTGAATACCAGCAATGGCGAGCTGACAGACAGGAAGAAAGTTTCTTTAGGGACCCAACCAATTACACTACGTACTTTCTCATCAAAGAATGCCACACATGTATTTGCTGCTTCTGATAGACCGACTGTCATTTATAGCAGTAACAAGAAATTGCTTTATAGCAATGTAAATCTGAAAGAAGTTAGTTATATGTGCCCCTTCAACACAGCTGCTTTCCCGGATAG CCTTGCTATTGCTAAAGAAGGCGAACTAACAATTGGAACCATAGATGATATTCAAAAGCTTCACATACGCTCGATCCCACTTGGGGAGCATGCACGGCGTATATGTCATCAGGAACAAACACGGACATTTGCCATTTGTAGTTTAAAATATAACCAGTCAGCTGCAGATGACTCTGAAATGCACTTTGTCCGCCTGTTAGATGACCAGACATTTGACTTCATATCTACCTATCCACTGGATCAATTTGAATGTGGTTGTTCTGTCCTTAGCTGCTCATTCTCTGATGACCCTAATGTCTACTACTGCGTGGGGACTGCATATGTAATGCCGGAAGAAAATGAACCTACTAAG GGTCGGGTTTTAGTTTTTACTGTAGAAGATGGTAAACTCCAACTAATTTCTGAGAAGGAAACCAAAGGCGCTGTTTATTCTCTTAATGCCTTCAACGGGAAACTGCTTGCGGCCATTAATCAAAAGATTCAGCTGTATAAGTGGATGCGACGGGATGATGGCACTCATGAATTGCAATCTGAATGCGGACATCATGGCCACATACTTGCCCTTTATGTACAAACTAGTGGGGATTTCATTGTAGTTGGTGATCTGATGAAATCAATGTCGTTGCTGATTTACAAG CATGAGGAGGGTGCTATCGAGGAGCGAGCTCGTGACTACAACGCCAATTGGATGTCAGCTGTTGAGATTCTGGACGATGACATTTACCTTGGAGCAGAGAATAATTTCAATCTCTTCACTGTCCGTAAAAACAGTGAAGGAGCAACTGACGAGGAGCGTGGGCGCCTCGAGGTTGTTGGCGAATACCACCTTGGCGAATTCGTCAATCGTTTCCGACACGGTTCACTAGTCATGCAGCTACCAGATTCCGACGTTGGCCAAATCCCAACAGTCATATTCGGCACTGTCAATGGAGTGATCGGGGTCATTGCCTCTCTCCCCCATGATCAGTACGCCCTCTTGGAGAAGCTGCAGATGAATCTGCGGAAAGTGATCAAGGGCGTGGGGGGCCTCAGCCACGAGCAGTGGAGATCCTTCTACAACGAGAAGAAGACCGTTGAAGCTAAAAGCTTCTTAGACGGAGATTTGATCGAATCATTCCTTGATCTCAACAGAAATAAGATGGAGGAGATTTCAAAGTCGATGAATGTTCCTGTGGAAGAACTTATGAAGAGAGTGGAAGAGCTGACTAGGTTACATTAA
- the LOC121742896 gene encoding large ribosomal RNA subunit accumulation protein YCED homolog 1, chloroplastic-like, with protein sequence MNRPIASATAPLASPPPIKFSSLHRLTLHNPLTLNHQILKKRCTTSTPTLTKFSTTSYLSAQFEEFSGSDWEFGDEEIIDAADDDEGCPWEGAVLYRRNGAVSHLEYGTTLESLGLAKVSSDLSKTRAFEMGLRLVKPVADFPDGTPVLISADVTRRKQKLRLDGIVRTVIALNCNRCGEPAAQSVYSNFTLLLCEEPIAEPETINMGMIFGEEKFKTFETGDDDDASVDIDDQLHFPPEEKVIDISKNIRDLIHVEITISAVCDPNCRGLCLKCGANLNNSKCSCKQHKAEEKAHGPLGNLRKQMQQT encoded by the exons ATGAACCGCCCCATCGCCTCCGCCACCGCCCCTTTGGCGTCTCCCCCTCCCATTAAATTCAGCTCCCTCCACCGCCTAACCCTCCACAATCCCCTCACATTGAATCACCAAATCCTAAAGAAACGATGCACCACATCAACACCAACCCTCACTAAATTCAGCACCACTTCTTACCTCTCCGCACAATTTGAAGAATTCTCCGGTAGCGACTGGGAATTCGGTGACGAAGAAATCATTGATGCCGCCGATGACGACGAGGGCTGTCCGTGGGAAGGCGCGGTTCTGTACAGAAGAAACGGCGCCGTATCGCATTTGGAGTACGGCACCACTCTTGAGAGCTTGGGCCTAGCAAAGGTCTCTTCGGACCTGTCCAAAACTCGGGCTTTCGAAATGGGCTTGCGGCTGGTGAAGCCCGTGGCGGATTTTCCGGATGGGACGCCGGTTTTGATCTCGGCGGATGTGACGCGGAGGAAGCAGAAGCTGAGGCTGGACGGAATCGTTCGAACCGTCATTGCTCTCAATTGCAATAG GTGTGGCGAGCCAGCTGCGCAGAGCGTCTACTCAAACTTCACGCTTCTACTGTGTGAAGAGCCCATAGCCGAACCGGAGACCATAAACATGGGTATGATATTCGGGGAAGAGAagttcaaaacttttgaaacaggggatgatgatgatgccTCAGTCGACATAGACGATCAGCTGCATTTTCCTCCAGAAGAGAAAGTCATCGACATCTCAAAGAACATACGAGACCTCATACACGTTGAGATCACCATTAGCGCCGTCTGCGATCCTAACTGCAGAGGTTTATGTCTGAAATGTGGAGCCAATCTCAACAACAGCAAGTGCTCATGTAAGCAGCACAAGGCTGAGGAGAAAGCTCATGGACCCCTTGGAAATTTAAGAAAACAAATGCAGCAAACATGA